A stretch of Pseudoprevotella muciniphila DNA encodes these proteins:
- a CDS encoding PASTA domain-containing protein produces the protein MNIFRKIPGLLTSLNCLGMLVILALLIYFGYNMLSGYTHHGESTKVPNVFGKSYDEAKKILEDAGLTVEVSDTGFVDSLKANVVLTQSLRPGDNVKPGRIIELSVNADHPLPKPLPDLAENSSLREAQARLLEEGFKLGEVEYVPSPDRDWVIAVKSNGKNVMAGDLVSVVTPVVLVVGDGKKVEVFNGEEYTKDPEFKTDTVLVTELGSLGEGDVILDHPEYIGFENEIDDIKTALKPGNKLKP, from the coding sequence CTCGGCATGTTGGTAATATTGGCATTGCTGATTTATTTTGGGTATAACATGCTTAGCGGTTATACTCATCATGGCGAAAGCACAAAAGTGCCAAACGTTTTTGGCAAGTCGTACGACGAGGCCAAGAAAATTCTGGAAGATGCAGGACTCACGGTTGAAGTTTCCGATACGGGCTTTGTAGATTCTTTGAAAGCAAATGTGGTATTGACTCAGTCGTTGCGCCCGGGCGACAATGTGAAACCCGGACGAATTATAGAACTCTCTGTTAATGCCGATCACCCGCTTCCCAAACCATTGCCCGACCTTGCAGAGAATTCTTCACTTCGTGAGGCACAGGCGCGTTTGTTGGAAGAAGGTTTCAAACTTGGCGAAGTGGAATATGTGCCGAGTCCCGACCGCGATTGGGTGATTGCCGTCAAGTCGAATGGCAAGAATGTCATGGCAGGCGATTTGGTGTCAGTTGTAACGCCGGTTGTTCTTGTAGTGGGTGATGGAAAGAAAGTTGAAGTCTTCAATGGCGAGGAATATACGAAAGATCCCGAATTCAAGACGGACACAGTTCTCGTAACTGAATTGGGAAGTCTGGGTGAAGGTGATGTTATTCTTGACCATCCTGAATACATTGGTTTCGAGAATGAAATAGACGACATCAAGACTGCATTAAAGCCTGGCAACAAATTAAAACCGTAG
- a CDS encoding RluA family pseudouridine synthase, whose product MQDDFEGLQDFDDAVSEEAEGLYEHFRVVADKGQELLRVDKFLMYHLPNTSRNRIQQAATAGFIHVNDKPVKSNYRVKPHDVVTMLLDRPRYDSTIVPEDIPLDIVYEDEALMVINKPAGLVVHPGCGNYTGTLVHAVAWHLRDNPQYDPNDPGVGLVHRIDKDTSGLLVVAKTPEAKSNLGIQFFNKTTRRKYQALVWGNVASEKGRIEGNIARNPHDRLQMAVFPPDSEIGKPAVTHYSVLERFGYVTLVECVLETGRTHQIRAHMSHIGHPLFNDARYGGDRTLRGTQSGTYNTYIRHCFEICPRQALHAKTLGFRHPVTGQELDFTSEPAADMAALLNRWRTYIGGLKNA is encoded by the coding sequence ATGCAGGACGATTTTGAAGGATTGCAAGATTTCGATGATGCGGTCAGTGAAGAAGCCGAGGGGCTGTATGAGCATTTTCGGGTAGTGGCGGACAAGGGACAGGAACTGCTCCGTGTGGACAAGTTCCTGATGTACCATCTGCCTAACACTTCACGCAACAGAATTCAGCAGGCTGCAACGGCAGGTTTTATCCATGTAAATGATAAGCCGGTTAAGAGTAACTATCGCGTTAAACCCCACGATGTTGTAACGATGTTGCTCGACCGCCCGCGGTATGACAGCACTATCGTTCCAGAAGACATCCCACTCGACATAGTATATGAAGACGAAGCCCTGATGGTCATCAACAAACCTGCGGGGCTCGTTGTGCATCCGGGGTGCGGCAACTATACCGGTACACTTGTGCATGCTGTGGCATGGCACCTTCGTGATAATCCCCAATACGACCCCAATGACCCGGGGGTAGGCTTAGTGCATCGCATAGACAAGGATACGTCTGGACTGCTTGTTGTAGCAAAGACACCTGAAGCAAAGTCGAATCTTGGCATACAGTTCTTCAACAAAACCACTCGCCGCAAGTATCAGGCCCTCGTTTGGGGCAATGTGGCATCGGAAAAAGGAAGGATTGAAGGGAATATCGCGCGTAATCCGCATGACAGATTACAGATGGCTGTATTTCCACCAGATAGCGAGATAGGTAAGCCCGCTGTGACGCACTATAGTGTACTTGAGCGTTTTGGATACGTCACATTAGTGGAGTGTGTGCTCGAAACTGGCAGGACACATCAGATACGAGCCCACATGTCTCACATAGGGCATCCGCTCTTCAATGATGCCAGATATGGTGGCGACCGCACACTTCGCGGAACTCAGTCGGGTACTTACAACACCTACATTCGCCATTGTTTTGAAATCTGTCCGCGTCAGGCACTTCATGCCAAGACTCTGGGCTTTCGCCATCCTGTAACGGGTCAGGAGTTGGACTTTACGAGCGAACCTGCCGCTGATATGGCTGCGTTGCTCAACCGGTGGCGTACTTACATTGGTGGGCTGAAAAATGCCTGA
- a CDS encoding D-alanine--D-alanine ligase, whose product MKRRIAIVAGGDSSEHDVSMRSADGLMSFMDHEKYDCLVVDMAGDKWTVHYGSERLPIDKNDFSFTTADGKHNFDFAYITIHGTPGENGILQGYFDLIGLPYSTSDVLVESLTFNKFALNNFLRAYSQFHLSDSILVRRGMARPADEAIIERLGLPCFVKPNAGGSSFGITKVKTLEDLAPAIDKAMNESDEVMIEKLMVGTEVTCGCYHNGTEIITFPITEVVTTQEFFDYDAKYNGKVDEITPARIADETAARVSNLTKEIYAILNCYGIIRIDYILSGERGNEEINILEINTTPGMTVTSFIPQQVRAAGLDIKDVLSQIIEGRF is encoded by the coding sequence ATGAAAAGAAGAATTGCAATAGTTGCAGGCGGCGACTCATCAGAGCACGATGTGTCGATGAGAAGCGCCGACGGGCTGATGAGTTTCATGGACCATGAAAAGTACGATTGTCTCGTGGTGGACATGGCAGGCGACAAATGGACCGTGCATTATGGTAGTGAGCGTCTGCCCATCGACAAAAACGACTTCTCGTTCACAACAGCCGATGGTAAACATAATTTCGATTTCGCATATATCACCATTCACGGGACACCTGGCGAAAATGGAATTCTTCAAGGCTATTTCGACCTCATTGGCTTGCCTTATTCCACCTCCGATGTGTTAGTGGAGTCGCTGACTTTCAATAAATTCGCCCTTAATAATTTCCTGAGGGCATATTCCCAATTCCACCTGAGCGATTCCATTCTAGTACGCAGAGGTATGGCGCGTCCTGCTGATGAAGCCATTATTGAGCGTTTAGGTCTGCCTTGTTTTGTAAAGCCCAATGCCGGTGGCAGTAGTTTTGGTATTACGAAGGTGAAAACTTTGGAAGACCTGGCGCCTGCCATAGACAAAGCCATGAACGAGAGCGATGAAGTGATGATTGAAAAACTCATGGTCGGCACGGAAGTAACGTGTGGCTGTTACCACAATGGTACGGAAATCATCACATTCCCCATTACGGAAGTGGTTACAACACAGGAGTTTTTCGACTACGATGCAAAATACAATGGTAAAGTGGACGAAATCACCCCTGCACGTATAGCGGATGAAACTGCCGCTCGTGTATCAAATCTGACAAAAGAGATTTATGCCATTCTCAACTGTTATGGTATTATTCGCATTGACTATATTCTCAGCGGTGAACGCGGCAATGAGGAAATAAATATTCTCGAAATAAATACCACGCCCGGGATGACGGTAACGAGTTTTATTCCGCAGCAAGTGCGGGCAGCAGGTCTCGATATCAAGGACGTGCTCAGCCAGATCATTGAGGGGCGCTTCTGA
- a CDS encoding 1-acyl-sn-glycerol-3-phosphate acyltransferase, producing the protein MNIPSEYDEIRPYEPEELPEVFKELLADSQFLSVVNLLPVLGDMPQQDLQGALLSCKTNLDFQKRLIYPILKHLLSKAATSYRINVSALADKKGAYTYISNHRDIVLDSAILSLLLLEDGFEDTVEIAIGDNLLAYPWIEKIVRVNRAFIVRRSLGMREMLASSKRLSGYIHFAINEKKRSLWIAQREGRAKDSNDRTQESLIKMLAMAGNGSPAECLSQINIVPLSISYEYDPCDFLKAKEMQQKRDNPAHVKSREDDLLNMQTGIFGFKGDIHYQVAPCINAWLPELAGLPKGDFFAEVVRRIDKGIHSSYKLFPGNYVAADLLDGTDNSNYYTPEEKARFEKYLASRVKLVDLPDKDEDFLRNRILEMYANPLKNYIGAKV; encoded by the coding sequence ATGAATATACCATCTGAATATGATGAAATCAGACCTTACGAGCCCGAGGAACTTCCAGAGGTTTTCAAGGAATTGTTGGCAGATTCGCAGTTTCTTTCTGTAGTGAACCTGCTTCCCGTTTTGGGCGATATGCCGCAGCAGGACTTACAGGGAGCATTGTTATCCTGCAAGACCAACCTCGACTTTCAGAAACGGCTGATTTATCCCATACTGAAGCACTTGCTCAGTAAGGCCGCCACATCGTACCGTATCAATGTCAGTGCACTCGCAGACAAGAAGGGTGCTTACACTTATATCTCCAATCATCGAGATATAGTGCTCGACTCAGCCATTCTGAGCCTGTTGCTTTTGGAGGATGGTTTTGAGGATACGGTGGAGATTGCTATTGGCGATAACCTGTTGGCATATCCGTGGATAGAAAAAATCGTGCGGGTAAACAGGGCCTTTATTGTCCGTCGTTCGCTCGGTATGCGTGAGATGCTGGCGAGCAGTAAGCGACTTAGTGGCTACATCCACTTTGCCATCAACGAGAAGAAACGCAGCCTTTGGATCGCTCAGCGAGAGGGCAGGGCAAAGGACTCCAACGACCGAACGCAGGAGTCGCTCATAAAAATGCTGGCGATGGCAGGAAACGGTTCTCCTGCTGAATGCCTTTCGCAGATCAATATCGTTCCACTCTCCATCTCCTACGAGTACGACCCATGCGACTTCCTGAAAGCCAAGGAGATGCAGCAAAAACGCGACAATCCTGCACATGTAAAGAGCCGTGAGGACGATTTGCTGAATATGCAGACAGGTATTTTCGGCTTTAAGGGCGATATCCACTATCAGGTTGCTCCGTGCATCAATGCCTGGCTGCCGGAATTGGCAGGCTTGCCTAAAGGTGATTTCTTTGCAGAAGTGGTGCGGCGTATAGATAAAGGCATCCACTCGTCTTACAAACTTTTCCCGGGGAATTATGTGGCAGCAGACCTCCTCGATGGTACAGATAACAGCAACTATTATACCCCTGAAGAAAAAGCACGTTTCGAGAAATATCTGGCAAGTAGGGTAAAACTGGTTGATTTGCCGGACAAGGATGAGGACTTCCTGCGCAACCGTATCCTTGAGATGTATGCAAACCCTTTGAAAAACTATATAGGTGCAAAAGTATAA
- a CDS encoding NigD1/NigD2 family lipoprotein → MTRYTPLRSHCHSFIFFVVSLVAMLCLTSCGNDDDGFLDAYTNALGEFRTNHNGKVQTFRLDDGTGYSLTNDVSGLTADSVYRVQALYIAGEDRVTITQYVEVLAPMPRQIEEGKQKTDPVNVSAFWNGGRYVNLRLALLTQGNTHYFTFIDQGTDTHEDGTRVKRIMLYHDQNGNGTYYTRELFMSCPVYQYAGDLQSGKDSLALTIHTYEGEKTYKTRLAF, encoded by the coding sequence ATGACTCGTTACACCCCACTTCGCTCGCATTGTCATAGTTTCATATTTTTCGTTGTGTCTTTGGTTGCTATGCTATGCCTTACTTCGTGCGGCAACGATGATGACGGCTTTCTCGATGCATATACCAACGCTCTCGGTGAGTTCAGGACGAATCATAATGGCAAGGTTCAGACTTTCCGTCTCGATGATGGCACCGGATATTCGCTGACTAACGACGTCAGCGGTCTGACGGCAGATAGTGTTTATCGTGTGCAGGCACTTTATATTGCAGGAGAAGACAGGGTAACGATAACACAATATGTAGAGGTGCTGGCGCCTATGCCGAGACAAATCGAAGAGGGCAAACAAAAAACGGACCCTGTGAACGTGTCTGCTTTCTGGAATGGCGGGCGATATGTCAATCTCAGGTTAGCATTGCTCACTCAAGGGAATACGCACTATTTCACGTTCATTGATCAAGGTACGGATACACACGAGGATGGCACGCGAGTGAAGCGGATTATGCTTTATCACGACCAAAATGGGAATGGCACCTATTACACACGGGAACTGTTCATGTCGTGTCCTGTTTATCAATATGCAGGAGATTTGCAGTCGGGCAAAGACTCTCTGGCTTTAACCATACATACTTACGAAGGCGAAAAGACGTATAAGACGCGTCTGGCATTCTGA
- a CDS encoding esterase-like activity of phytase family protein, with product MRKIIFLTLSIVALTVSAQRVELLKQQKLSQWAIAPGNYSGITPLGNDRYAVVSDKDSADGFHIWKIELNSGTGIVTNVEDEGFFANPTPKVNHNGISLRDCEDIVYFKPANTVFICGEGDQEILEYAMDGKPTGRRLEVPAMFGKDKISANLGFEALAYDEKNHCFWTMTESTLPADGLHTSPQTPSILNVMRLLCFNDSLKCIGQYAYRMNVGTTKKDGTHYAYGVPAMTVLPDGTLLVMEREANVSTTKLRGETFIRIFTVEPTKDNLVEESESLRNFDITKFVQKRQLTSFSTKVNPPSVQLANYEGMCVGPTLEANRRTLLLLNDSQNNAGIKIAHLKDYIKVVILYQ from the coding sequence ATGCGAAAAATAATTTTTTTGACACTCAGTATCGTAGCGTTGACCGTTTCAGCGCAGCGTGTGGAACTTCTCAAACAGCAAAAATTGTCACAATGGGCAATCGCACCAGGTAATTATAGCGGTATCACTCCGCTTGGCAATGACCGCTATGCTGTCGTAAGCGACAAAGATTCCGCCGATGGATTCCATATATGGAAAATAGAACTCAACTCAGGAACAGGTATCGTGACGAACGTTGAAGACGAAGGTTTTTTTGCAAATCCTACTCCTAAAGTGAATCATAACGGCATCAGTTTGCGTGATTGTGAAGATATTGTCTATTTCAAACCAGCCAACACTGTCTTCATTTGTGGCGAAGGCGATCAGGAGATTCTTGAGTATGCCATGGACGGTAAGCCAACCGGGCGTCGTCTTGAGGTGCCTGCCATGTTCGGCAAGGATAAGATATCTGCCAATCTCGGTTTTGAAGCATTGGCTTACGACGAAAAGAACCACTGCTTCTGGACCATGACAGAATCCACACTACCCGCAGACGGTCTGCACACCTCTCCGCAAACACCGAGTATCCTCAATGTGATGCGACTATTGTGCTTCAACGACAGCCTGAAGTGTATTGGTCAGTATGCCTACCGCATGAATGTCGGTACTACCAAGAAAGACGGCACGCACTATGCCTATGGTGTGCCGGCTATGACGGTGTTGCCCGATGGCACGTTGCTCGTCATGGAGCGTGAAGCCAATGTCTCGACCACAAAATTACGCGGCGAGACATTCATAAGAATTTTTACCGTTGAGCCCACAAAAGATAACCTCGTGGAAGAGAGTGAGAGCCTGCGCAATTTCGATATAACAAAGTTTGTGCAAAAGCGACAACTCACCTCTTTCAGCACAAAGGTCAACCCGCCCAGCGTACAACTCGCCAACTATGAAGGCATGTGTGTCGGTCCCACGCTTGAAGCCAATCGCAGAACGCTTTTGCTTCTCAACGACTCGCAGAACAATGCCGGAATAAAAATTGCCCATCTCAAGGACTATATCAAAGTGGTCATCCTTTATCAATAA
- a CDS encoding response regulator transcription factor yields MKPAIAIISPNTLAAVGLSGLIQGMMPMASINIFRNYKEMSDEGDEQQYFHYFITASVLLENPKFFISHQHKTLLLVEGDSAGNIPAQFRKIDISVPHNELVKSLMRLEQSVHGAHREQPEPVRVAQSPLKQTALTPRETEVLRLLVLGKTNKEVAADLNVGLTTIITHRKNLTEKLNIKTLSGLTVFAVSRGIVKVEEI; encoded by the coding sequence TTGAAACCTGCTATCGCCATAATATCACCGAATACGCTCGCTGCAGTAGGCCTCTCGGGGCTTATACAGGGTATGATGCCAATGGCGAGTATAAACATTTTCCGCAACTACAAGGAAATGTCGGACGAGGGTGATGAGCAGCAGTATTTCCATTATTTCATCACTGCAAGCGTACTCCTCGAGAATCCCAAGTTTTTCATCAGCCATCAGCACAAAACGCTTCTTCTCGTAGAAGGCGACTCAGCAGGTAATATACCTGCGCAGTTTCGTAAGATAGACATCAGTGTGCCCCACAACGAATTGGTCAAAAGCCTGATGAGGCTCGAACAGTCTGTTCATGGTGCTCACAGGGAACAACCCGAACCGGTTAGGGTGGCACAGTCGCCTCTAAAGCAAACTGCCCTGACGCCGCGTGAAACGGAGGTGCTCCGACTCCTTGTGCTCGGAAAAACCAACAAAGAGGTGGCAGCCGACCTGAATGTAGGCCTGACAACAATCATCACTCACCGAAAGAATCTAACCGAAAAACTCAATATCAAGACACTCTCCGGACTGACTGTGTTTGCCGTGTCGCGCGGCATCGTGAAAGTGGAGGAAATTTAG
- a CDS encoding adenylosuccinate synthase, producing MAKGKVDALLGIVFGDEGKGKVVDYFTPRYDVVARFAGGPNAGHTIIFDGKKFVLRSIPSGIFDEGKLNIIGNGCVIAPDLFMAEAKELEAAGYSLTERLHISRRAHLILPTHRLLDRAYEAAKGKNKVGTTGKGIGPTYSDKAARIGLRVGDILENFEEKYARLKTRHEQILRDMNFTDYDIADEERLWMEGVDYMRKFRLTDTEIEINRYLEEGKTVLAEGAQGSQLDIDHGTYPFVSSSSTTAGGVCTGLGIAPNKIDRVFGIFKAYTTRVGAGPFPVELFDETGDKIRDIGHEYGAVTGRNRRCGWLDLVALKYTIMINGVTDLIMMKGDVLDEFDTIKVCVAYRKGEETITTMPYDTEGWEAVYEELPGWKTPLSGVRTVSEFPQAYQDYIDYIERALDTPISIVSVSPDREATIVLRKIE from the coding sequence ATGGCAAAAGGAAAAGTAGATGCACTTTTAGGTATCGTCTTTGGTGACGAAGGAAAAGGAAAAGTTGTGGATTATTTCACACCACGATATGATGTAGTAGCACGTTTTGCAGGGGGACCTAATGCTGGTCATACCATCATTTTCGACGGCAAGAAATTTGTGCTGCGGTCTATACCAAGCGGTATTTTCGACGAGGGTAAGTTGAATATCATCGGTAATGGTTGTGTTATTGCGCCCGACCTTTTCATGGCAGAAGCGAAAGAATTGGAAGCCGCAGGTTATAGTCTTACAGAACGCTTACACATCAGTCGCCGCGCACATCTCATCCTGCCTACGCACCGTTTGCTCGACCGTGCTTACGAGGCTGCTAAAGGCAAGAACAAGGTGGGTACCACGGGTAAGGGCATAGGTCCCACCTATAGCGACAAGGCTGCGCGTATAGGCCTTCGCGTTGGTGACATTTTAGAAAACTTTGAAGAGAAATATGCTCGTCTCAAGACTCGCCACGAACAAATCCTTCGCGACATGAACTTCACCGATTACGACATTGCTGATGAAGAACGTTTGTGGATGGAAGGTGTGGACTATATGCGCAAATTCCGGCTAACCGATACGGAGATAGAAATCAATCGCTATCTCGAAGAGGGCAAGACTGTGCTTGCAGAAGGCGCACAAGGTTCACAACTTGACATAGACCACGGAACATATCCCTTTGTGTCGTCATCGAGCACCACGGCAGGTGGCGTTTGTACTGGTCTTGGTATCGCACCGAATAAGATTGACCGTGTGTTCGGTATCTTTAAGGCATATACCACTCGTGTAGGCGCAGGACCATTCCCAGTGGAACTCTTCGATGAGACTGGCGACAAAATCCGCGACATCGGACATGAATACGGTGCTGTAACGGGTCGTAATCGCCGCTGCGGCTGGCTCGATCTTGTAGCACTGAAATACACTATCATGATAAATGGTGTAACCGACCTTATCATGATGAAGGGCGATGTGCTTGACGAGTTCGATACAATCAAGGTTTGCGTGGCTTACCGCAAGGGAGAAGAAACGATCACCACCATGCCATACGACACAGAAGGTTGGGAGGCTGTGTATGAAGAACTTCCCGGATGGAAAACCCCGCTATCAGGTGTTCGTACTGTTTCAGAGTTTCCACAGGCGTATCAGGATTACATCGATTACATAGAGCGTGCGCTCGACACTCCGATTTCCATAGTATCCGTCAGTCCTGACCGCGAGGCGACTATCGTACTCCGCAAAATTGAGTAA
- a CDS encoding acyltransferase produces the protein MSKYRETANCPIIQEKKHPQQRALNLELLRIVAMFMVLVIHYDLPIRGIPTVELWQSDSGSVSLTIIIQSFVVVCVNCFILISGYFGIRWKWKSFSNLMFQILFFILVAYIASQFLITETAVPKGILSFFLTKFTTIWFIIAYLGLYMIAPVLEAYIATVSVRQLATFIMVFYGFSTFMGYILRCSPEFNEGMSFVSLGGMYLIGGLLRKSKEYLKKIKEWYAFAGYLICAIMLTSIFLFELYMGYDHSPLGTLNPIVIIESVCLFVFFLKLQISNKWRRSILFFSSSAFAVFLLHVYIRNTFDTLCTWAHNVSKGSFFCVLAVLIGVFLLSVLVDKLRQISFRALMNLF, from the coding sequence ATGAGCAAATACAGAGAGACGGCAAACTGTCCGATAATTCAGGAAAAGAAACATCCTCAGCAAAGGGCTCTGAATCTTGAACTTTTGCGCATAGTCGCCATGTTCATGGTTCTCGTTATCCATTATGACCTTCCTATTAGAGGGATTCCTACAGTAGAGTTGTGGCAATCTGATTCGGGTAGCGTAAGTCTTACCATTATTATTCAATCTTTTGTTGTGGTATGTGTTAACTGCTTTATACTAATTTCAGGTTATTTTGGCATCCGCTGGAAGTGGAAGTCATTTAGTAATCTAATGTTTCAGATATTGTTTTTCATACTTGTAGCATATATCGCATCTCAATTTTTAATAACAGAGACAGCGGTGCCGAAAGGGATCTTATCATTTTTTTTGACAAAATTTACGACTATTTGGTTTATAATCGCATATTTAGGCCTTTATATGATTGCTCCCGTTTTGGAAGCATATATTGCTACAGTTTCTGTCCGTCAGTTGGCAACGTTTATAATGGTGTTTTATGGATTTAGTACATTCATGGGATACATTTTGAGATGTTCGCCAGAATTCAACGAGGGAATGAGTTTTGTAAGTTTGGGTGGAATGTATCTTATAGGAGGACTATTAAGAAAAAGCAAAGAATATCTTAAAAAGATAAAAGAATGGTATGCTTTTGCGGGATATTTGATTTGCGCTATTATGCTGACATCAATATTTCTGTTTGAACTTTATATGGGGTACGATCATAGTCCGTTAGGCACTTTGAATCCAATAGTGATTATAGAAAGTGTCTGTCTTTTTGTGTTTTTCCTAAAACTGCAAATATCAAATAAGTGGCGAAGAAGCATATTGTTCTTCTCTTCTTCAGCATTTGCTGTTTTTTTGCTGCATGTTTATATAAGGAATACTTTTGATACACTATGCACATGGGCACATAATGTTTCTAAAGGCTCGTTTTTCTGTGTATTAGCAGTTCTAATAGGGGTATTTCTGTTGTCTGTGCTTGTTGACAAACTTCGTCAGATTTCATTCAGGGCGTTAATGAATTTGTTTTAG
- a CDS encoding AAA domain-containing protein: MEYEHEKEEFRRETEAMGIDRKVKRGECWYPVSVGRYYYNSLNRLVIEIFRIDDTEIEHNFEYGRSLTFFEQDASGMLHYVNFSGSVSYVDGDRMVVCLPHEDAAAVLQNAERLGVQRNFDERTYQLMFDAIDRTMAAEKGRVAHLRDIFHGGVKPEFAPPRMPVSLPWLNPSQERAVNDVLRTRDVLIVHGPPGTGKTTTLVEAISEVLRREPQVMVCAQSNTAVDWIAEQLYDRGISVLRIGNPTRVTDKMLAQTYERRFADHPDYPQLWQIRRNVRQLLSSPRKERAANFHQKISRLRERADELEIRIRYALFDTSRVIACTLAGAANPVLSGQHYHTLFVDEAAQALEAACWIALQKADRVVFAGDHQQLPPTVKCPEAMRSGLGVTLMEHAAKKLPECVRLLTVQYRMNEELMRFSSDWFYDGKLTAAPEVHHRSILSDLDAPLQWVDTAVLDSGEEFVGNGYGRINKEEAQLTVRVLCQYADRVGMRRLLDECVDIGVISPYRAQVQYLRKIIRQCATLKPLRRQITVNTVDAFQGQERDVIVVSLVRANEQGDIGFLRDLRRMNVAMTRARMKLIILGNSATLCRHRFYRELFCRCDLADFDD, encoded by the coding sequence ATGGAATACGAACATGAGAAGGAGGAATTTCGTCGTGAGACGGAGGCAATGGGCATCGACCGCAAGGTGAAGCGAGGGGAGTGTTGGTATCCGGTGAGCGTGGGGCGATATTACTACAATTCGCTCAACCGCCTCGTTATAGAGATTTTTCGGATAGACGATACTGAAATTGAGCATAATTTCGAGTATGGTCGCAGTCTTACTTTCTTTGAGCAAGATGCCTCAGGGATGTTGCATTATGTCAACTTCTCGGGTTCGGTAAGTTATGTTGATGGTGACCGCATGGTCGTTTGTTTACCTCATGAGGATGCTGCCGCAGTCTTGCAGAATGCAGAGCGTCTTGGTGTGCAGCGTAACTTCGATGAACGCACCTATCAACTCATGTTCGATGCGATAGACCGTACAATGGCAGCGGAGAAGGGAAGGGTAGCACACCTGCGCGATATTTTTCATGGCGGTGTGAAACCCGAGTTTGCGCCTCCGCGCATGCCTGTCAGTCTGCCTTGGCTCAATCCTTCGCAAGAAAGGGCAGTGAACGATGTATTGCGTACGCGGGATGTACTCATTGTTCACGGCCCTCCCGGTACGGGTAAGACCACAACGCTCGTTGAAGCGATTAGTGAGGTGCTGCGGCGCGAACCGCAAGTCATGGTATGCGCACAGAGCAATACGGCAGTGGATTGGATAGCGGAGCAACTCTACGACCGTGGCATCTCTGTCCTTCGCATCGGTAACCCCACTCGCGTTACTGACAAGATGCTGGCACAGACCTACGAACGCCGTTTCGCCGACCATCCCGATTATCCACAACTTTGGCAGATACGCCGCAATGTCCGGCAACTCCTGTCGTCGCCGCGCAAGGAGCGTGCAGCGAATTTCCATCAGAAGATTTCGCGTTTGCGTGAGCGGGCTGATGAACTTGAGATACGCATCCGCTATGCTTTGTTCGACACCTCGCGCGTCATAGCGTGTACGCTCGCTGGTGCTGCTAATCCTGTGCTGTCTGGTCAACACTACCACACTCTCTTCGTTGATGAGGCAGCGCAAGCACTTGAAGCGGCTTGTTGGATTGCATTACAAAAAGCCGATCGTGTGGTCTTTGCTGGCGACCATCAGCAGTTGCCACCGACGGTGAAATGTCCGGAGGCGATGCGCAGCGGTCTCGGAGTGACGCTGATGGAACATGCCGCGAAGAAACTTCCTGAATGTGTGCGGTTGCTCACTGTGCAGTATCGAATGAACGAGGAACTTATGCGTTTCTCTTCTGATTGGTTCTATGACGGAAAACTCACGGCAGCACCGGAGGTACATCATCGGAGTATTCTGTCCGACCTTGATGCCCCGTTGCAATGGGTGGATACCGCAGTGCTTGATAGCGGCGAAGAGTTTGTGGGTAATGGCTATGGTCGCATAAATAAAGAAGAGGCACAACTCACAGTGCGTGTGTTGTGCCAATATGCCGACCGCGTGGGGATGCGGCGGTTGTTAGATGAATGCGTCGATATCGGCGTTATTTCGCCCTATCGCGCGCAGGTGCAATATCTACGTAAAATTATTCGTCAGTGTGCAACACTCAAACCACTTCGCCGCCAAATCACGGTTAACACAGTGGATGCCTTTCAAGGACAGGAGCGCGATGTTATAGTGGTTAGTCTTGTGCGAGCCAACGAACAAGGCGACATCGGTTTCCTTCGTGACTTGCGTCGTATGAATGTAGCGATGACGCGTGCGCGGATGAAACTTATTATTCTTGGTAATTCTGCAACGCTTTGCCGCCATCGGTTCTATCGCGAACTATTCTGTCGGTGTGATTTAGCGGATTTTGACGATTAG